From [Clostridium] symbiosum, a single genomic window includes:
- a CDS encoding ABC transporter permease: MQSYFFYCWVADSKLSYSQKHFNVIRQSSIVSLVSYGMTMVIIVKGIDLSVGGIIACCAMISGLMMKGGCPIWLSIAAGLLAGALMGWFNGVMVEKLEVPAFITTLVVGQVASGIALMLNGGGSLGGFPKEYVNIGNGTLLGMPISNYITFIFCIVSALIMGRTRLGTYIYALGGNDMVVKQQGISTAKINYFVFAFSGFCAAVAGILLSAQMNTVHPTQGGTYQLDAVAACVIGGVNMAGGEGKVYLSLVGALLIGFLRNGLNLYGLHPFYQNLVIGFIIIVIVAVSIYSRNRKIEAAKVF, encoded by the coding sequence GTGCAGTCTTACTTTTTTTATTGTTGGGTCGCAGATTCCAAACTATCTTACAGTCAGAAACATTTTAATGTAATAAGACAGAGTTCCATTGTCTCACTGGTGTCTTACGGTATGACCATGGTTATCATTGTTAAGGGAATCGACCTGTCGGTCGGTGGGATTATTGCATGCTGCGCTATGATAAGCGGATTAATGATGAAGGGCGGATGCCCGATATGGCTTTCGATTGCCGCAGGTTTACTGGCGGGCGCCCTGATGGGATGGTTTAACGGCGTTATGGTTGAAAAACTGGAAGTGCCGGCTTTTATTACAACTCTGGTGGTTGGACAGGTGGCAAGCGGAATTGCCCTTATGTTAAATGGAGGCGGCTCCCTGGGCGGCTTCCCGAAAGAATATGTCAATATCGGAAACGGAACACTCTTAGGAATGCCAATTTCTAATTATATTACATTTATCTTCTGTATCGTGTCGGCCCTGATCATGGGACGGACCCGCCTGGGAACTTACATCTATGCCCTCGGCGGCAATGATATGGTGGTGAAGCAGCAGGGAATCAGCACTGCGAAAATCAACTATTTTGTCTTTGCATTTTCCGGCTTCTGTGCGGCGGTGGCGGGGATCCTCCTGAGCGCGCAGATGAATACGGTCCACCCGACACAGGGAGGAACTTATCAGCTCGATGCCGTTGCGGCCTGTGTCATCGGCGGCGTCAACATGGCAGGCGGGGAAGGCAAGGTTTATCTGTCTCTCGTAGGCGCCCTTCTCATCGGTTTCCTGAGGAACGGCCTGAACCTTTACGGACTTCATCCGTTCTACCAGAACCTGGTGATTGGATTTATTATCATCGTGATTGTGGCTGTATCCATTTACAGCCGTAACCGGAAGATAGAAGCTGCCAAGGTATTCTAA
- a CDS encoding sugar ABC transporter substrate-binding protein, with the protein MKKLVAALLVSSMVLATAGCSSKTEAPAPTEAPKTEAPAEAGGETEAAESKEAGKQYEIAFSLKTVTNDAFQSGIADAIKSNVEAAGHKFTLVTAGDETAVSAQVTQIEDLIAKKVDAIIVNPMDANAVVPALQKAKDAGIPVVLVDSTIAEGNEDLYVTYVGTDNYAAAKLGAEKLTEKLGNKGKVIIVRGANGNSVGDARVNGFKDGLGDGIEIVGEQPGDWSNDVAKQVTENMLQANPEVDGLFTASDVMLDGILQAMDDAKREGIQIMSFDGSDDGKALIEEGLVLGTMAQFPDHMGKIAVDTLVGVLDGTTDAASVDKYIDSGTECVTAENLK; encoded by the coding sequence ATGAAGAAATTAGTTGCGGCATTATTAGTATCAAGTATGGTACTGGCTACGGCAGGGTGTTCATCTAAGACAGAGGCACCGGCACCGACAGAGGCGCCTAAGACAGAGGCACCGGCAGAAGCCGGCGGCGAGACAGAAGCAGCAGAGAGTAAAGAAGCAGGAAAACAGTACGAGATTGCTTTCAGTTTAAAGACAGTTACCAACGATGCATTCCAGAGCGGAATTGCAGATGCGATTAAGTCGAATGTTGAGGCAGCAGGCCACAAGTTCACACTGGTTACGGCCGGTGACGAGACCGCAGTATCCGCACAGGTAACACAGATTGAGGATTTAATTGCTAAAAAAGTGGATGCCATCATCGTTAACCCAATGGATGCCAATGCAGTCGTACCGGCTCTCCAGAAGGCAAAAGACGCAGGTATTCCGGTTGTCCTTGTAGACAGCACAATCGCTGAGGGCAACGAAGATTTATATGTCACATATGTAGGTACGGACAACTATGCAGCAGCCAAACTCGGCGCAGAGAAGCTGACGGAGAAACTTGGAAACAAGGGAAAAGTTATTATCGTCAGAGGCGCTAACGGTAACTCCGTAGGCGATGCCCGTGTCAACGGATTCAAAGACGGCCTTGGCGACGGAATCGAAATCGTAGGCGAGCAGCCAGGCGACTGGAGCAACGACGTGGCAAAACAGGTTACGGAGAACATGCTTCAGGCAAACCCGGAAGTAGACGGTTTATTCACAGCATCCGACGTTATGCTGGACGGTATCCTTCAGGCAATGGACGATGCAAAACGTGAAGGCATCCAGATCATGAGCTTCGACGGTTCCGACGATGGAAAAGCGCTGATCGAAGAAGGCCTTGTACTTGGTACAATGGCACAGTTCCCGGATCATATGGGCAAGATTGCCGTTGATACCCTGGTTGGCGTATTAGACGGAACAACCGATGCGGCAAGCGTTGACAAATACATCGACTCCGGTACAGAGTGTGTTACCGCAGAAAACCTTAAATAA
- a CDS encoding FAD-dependent oxidoreductase produces MSNYPHLFAPIRVRNVYIKNRVESAPMSASGEVPFYTREAYEMYNSIAKGGAGIVTLGEAGVHSLTDHAHPAMPHLDDENLLPTLIQTVDTVHKWGALASIELTHSGCRAKGAFLAEGGYVIGPSPMEENLYGDKVIEMDEDMMNEIADAYAQAAYMAEFAGCDMVNIHGGHGWLISQFLSDLNNHRTDQYGGSIGNKARFPLMIVDRIRQKCPNLIIEFRLSGVEETEGGITIDETVEFAKMLDGKVDIIHVSAATFHDTGSAARMFPTVFYPRGCNVENASKIKAVVKNSLVSVVGGINDPEFMDAALAEGKADFVVVGRQFIADPDWVVKARTGRADEISKCIRCETCISAGFIPHVPFSSGVLRCSVNPTWGREYENTRKEEKPERLKKVLVAGGGPGGMEAAMTAARRGHTVILCEKSDHLAANLDYAKQISFKHDIVDFLKSMVVRIQRTPNLEIRLDTEVTEELIRAEKPDVIIAACGSEPVTPPIPGLDRPIVHHITDLYRKHLSIGKKVVVIGGGLAGCEEGLGLAWEGHDVTIVEMKDGLAKDAPYIHWRHLLTKLNESVHSYCSARVLSVEENGVKIVDAEGTEQLLEADTVLVAAGMRGTSERFDSWHELADEVIVVGDCRKASKILEAMRTGYCAGMTI; encoded by the coding sequence ATGTCCAATTATCCGCATCTTTTTGCGCCCATCCGCGTGCGCAATGTTTACATTAAAAACCGTGTTGAATCGGCTCCCATGTCCGCCAGCGGCGAAGTTCCGTTCTATACCCGCGAGGCCTATGAGATGTACAATTCCATCGCCAAGGGAGGCGCCGGTATCGTCACTCTGGGCGAGGCAGGCGTTCACAGCCTGACGGATCATGCCCATCCCGCTATGCCGCATTTGGATGACGAGAATCTTCTTCCGACCCTGATTCAGACCGTGGATACCGTACATAAGTGGGGAGCGCTTGCATCGATTGAGCTGACCCATTCCGGCTGCCGCGCCAAAGGAGCGTTCCTGGCCGAGGGCGGTTATGTCATCGGGCCGAGCCCCATGGAGGAAAACCTCTATGGAGATAAGGTCATTGAGATGGATGAAGACATGATGAATGAGATTGCCGACGCCTATGCGCAGGCCGCCTATATGGCCGAATTTGCAGGCTGTGATATGGTAAATATCCATGGAGGCCACGGCTGGCTCATCAGCCAGTTCCTGTCCGACTTAAATAACCACCGGACCGACCAATACGGCGGTTCCATCGGGAATAAAGCCCGTTTCCCACTGATGATCGTAGACCGCATCCGGCAGAAATGCCCGAACCTGATCATCGAATTCCGCTTAAGCGGCGTTGAAGAGACAGAGGGTGGCATTACCATTGATGAGACCGTGGAATTTGCCAAAATGCTGGACGGAAAGGTAGATATTATCCACGTTTCCGCAGCCACCTTCCACGATACGGGTTCCGCAGCCCGCATGTTCCCGACCGTGTTCTATCCAAGAGGCTGCAACGTAGAAAATGCGTCAAAAATTAAAGCCGTAGTGAAAAATTCACTGGTGTCCGTTGTGGGCGGAATCAACGATCCTGAATTTATGGATGCGGCCCTTGCCGAGGGTAAGGCCGACTTTGTAGTAGTGGGACGTCAGTTTATCGCCGATCCCGACTGGGTTGTGAAGGCGCGTACGGGCAGAGCCGATGAGATCAGCAAATGTATCCGCTGCGAGACATGTATCAGCGCCGGATTCATCCCTCATGTTCCGTTCTCCTCCGGTGTACTCCGCTGCAGCGTTAATCCTACATGGGGACGCGAGTATGAGAACACCCGCAAAGAGGAAAAACCGGAACGGCTGAAAAAAGTACTGGTAGCAGGCGGAGGCCCGGGAGGCATGGAAGCGGCGATGACGGCGGCACGGCGCGGCCATACGGTGATTCTCTGTGAGAAGAGCGATCATCTGGCGGCCAATCTGGACTACGCAAAACAGATTTCATTTAAACATGACATTGTGGATTTCCTGAAATCCATGGTGGTAAGAATCCAGCGCACCCCGAATCTGGAGATCCGTCTTGATACGGAAGTGACCGAGGAACTGATCCGCGCCGAGAAGCCGGATGTAATTATTGCGGCCTGCGGTTCCGAACCTGTTACGCCGCCTATTCCAGGACTGGACCGCCCGATTGTCCACCACATTACCGACCTCTACAGAAAACATCTTTCCATAGGGAAAAAGGTTGTAGTGATCGGCGGCGGCCTGGCAGGATGCGAAGAGGGCCTTGGCCTTGCCTGGGAAGGTCATGACGTCACCATCGTGGAAATGAAGGATGGCCTGGCAAAAGACGCTCCTTACATCCACTGGCGCCATCTGCTTACCAAGCTGAATGAATCCGTTCACTCCTACTGCTCCGCCAGGGTTCTTTCCGTGGAGGAGAACGGTGTGAAAATCGTGGATGCCGAAGGTACGGAACAGCTTTTAGAGGCCGACACCGTCCTGGTTGCCGCCGGTATGCGCGGCACTTCCGAGCGCTTCGACAGCTGGCACGAGCTGGCCGATGAAGTGATTGTTGTGGGCGACTGCCGCAAAGCTTCCAAGATTCTGGAGGCCATGAGAACCGGTTACTGTGCCGGAATGACAATATAA
- a CDS encoding AraC family transcriptional regulator, producing the protein MDKTKMIPMSLDYWKGYITLYHVLACELSYSLIYNNIRPDKVGDALATVGLDTLPNRFLLIQVDDYYNFSSKMHITQEFFQKTALINMLRESMDHMGLKGFMANLVGLDKLICFLCCPEWEGAEIYSHLSRVAEALKKEIRTRSAYTISVCISQQCCRLGQYSQMYPRMDLALNKSYFSGKEVTMLLENMELEMKEPEEVDLNRYYPELLAAFARRNREQLEGVLQEMVRALLEGRTRPQKAKVEMLRLVQRIGDYCVRCGVPENWMQRRSDTAMSRILSCSFVADTRSCFLEFYDEVTQALEEHGSDEEYSFKIPVSEYIDTHYMENIRLGYLADMMGFSEGHFARIFRKEFGVTFVQYLTECRIQRSKELLADTCIPIEQIAYRVGLNSYSYFCTCFKRSCGMSPGAFRASAALQGEREETEEDETACQPIKS; encoded by the coding sequence GTGGATAAAACAAAAATGATTCCCATGTCACTGGACTATTGGAAAGGTTATATCACGCTGTACCACGTGCTGGCCTGCGAGCTGTCTTACAGCCTGATCTACAACAATATCCGCCCGGACAAGGTGGGAGATGCCCTGGCTACCGTAGGCCTGGACACGCTCCCGAACCGTTTTCTTTTGATCCAGGTGGATGACTACTATAATTTCAGCAGCAAGATGCATATCACTCAGGAATTTTTTCAAAAGACCGCCCTTATCAACATGCTTCGGGAAAGTATGGACCATATGGGCCTGAAGGGATTTATGGCCAATCTGGTAGGCCTTGACAAGCTGATCTGTTTTTTATGCTGCCCGGAGTGGGAGGGGGCGGAGATTTATTCTCACCTGTCCCGCGTGGCGGAGGCATTAAAGAAAGAGATCAGGACCAGGAGCGCCTATACCATTTCGGTCTGTATCAGTCAGCAGTGCTGCCGGCTCGGACAGTATTCCCAGATGTATCCCCGTATGGATCTGGCTCTGAATAAGAGCTATTTTTCCGGTAAAGAGGTCACAATGCTGCTGGAAAACATGGAGTTGGAGATGAAGGAGCCTGAGGAGGTTGACTTAAACCGGTATTATCCCGAACTGCTGGCTGCTTTTGCCAGGCGTAACCGTGAGCAGCTGGAAGGGGTGCTGCAGGAGATGGTGCGCGCCCTTCTGGAAGGAAGGACGCGGCCGCAGAAAGCAAAGGTGGAAATGCTCCGTCTGGTGCAGCGTATCGGAGATTACTGTGTGCGGTGCGGCGTGCCGGAGAACTGGATGCAGCGCAGAAGTGATACGGCCATGTCCCGTATTCTCTCATGCAGCTTTGTGGCGGATACGAGGAGCTGCTTTCTGGAGTTTTATGACGAGGTGACCCAGGCATTGGAGGAACACGGCTCCGACGAGGAATATTCGTTCAAAATACCGGTGTCCGAATACATAGACACTCACTATATGGAGAATATCAGGCTGGGATATCTGGCGGACATGATGGGATTCAGCGAGGGGCATTTTGCCCGGATTTTCCGGAAAGAGTTCGGCGTGACATTCGTCCAGTATCTGACGGAGTGCAGGATCCAGCGGAGCAAGGAACTGTTGGCCGATACCTGTATCCCCATTGAACAGATTGCCTACCGGGTGGGGCTGAACAGCTACAGCTATTTCTGCACCTGCTTTAAACGATCCTGCGGCATGTCCCCCGGCGCGTTCCGGGCCAGCGCGGCCTTACAGGGTGAGAGAGAAGAAACAGAGGAGGACGAGACAGCTTGTCAGCCTATTAAAAGTTGA
- a CDS encoding FAD-dependent oxidoreductase has product MSPYPQLFQPLRLGRTVLKNRIEAAPVSVSNLTPQAHFTPDNIAIFERKAKGGAAIINMGEARIDLKTGISHLLCLALDDPEVMPSLILATDAIKRHNAIPAIEILHPGGRANPEYYDGPIWAPSDAPGHLGKDYTALDEETINYIVKRFADAAEIAYLGGVEMVMVHGGHGWLLHEFLSPLNNHRTDKFGGSLENRARISLMVVDAIRSRCPDLLIEFRLSGSELVEGGLTIEDQVEFARMLDGKVDLIHVTAGTFHYPETNQHMVPSMFHPFGVNVEFAAAIKKAVKTPVAVVGGLDDPKLMEQVLAEGKADVIAVGRSIIADAQMPCKLANGRDYDVTPCIRCNNCISESFVPYVKYSSRLTRCSVNPVAGREYTEKDVRPAVSPKKVLVIGGGPAGMEAAITLADRGHQVILAEKSDCLGGAIRFARHVSFKNKLDQFMQVLIRRVGERGITVKLNTAMTPELARQINPDAIVCAIGASPIVPPIPGVELEHVVSAVGMHEHMEEIGQNVVILGGGLVGCEESIVLGGLGKNVTVLEMKSELCRDAPYLHHEAVLLEMERLGVVTHTGTRCTEIFPDGVLAEQDGREIKMTADTVIIAAGLAPCLEEAESFRSCASEFWKIGDCKQARNVRLAIHEGYDAGSYIE; this is encoded by the coding sequence ATGAGTCCATATCCACAGCTCTTCCAGCCTCTGCGGCTAGGCCGCACCGTATTAAAAAACCGAATTGAAGCGGCTCCTGTATCGGTGTCTAACCTGACGCCACAGGCTCACTTCACCCCGGACAATATTGCCATATTTGAACGCAAGGCAAAAGGCGGAGCCGCCATTATCAACATGGGTGAGGCCCGCATCGATCTGAAAACCGGTATCTCCCATCTGCTGTGCCTGGCTCTGGACGATCCGGAGGTTATGCCATCCTTAATCCTGGCTACCGATGCCATCAAACGCCATAATGCAATTCCCGCCATCGAGATCCTTCATCCCGGCGGCCGTGCCAACCCGGAATATTATGACGGTCCCATCTGGGCTCCCAGCGATGCCCCCGGACACCTTGGCAAGGATTACACTGCCCTGGACGAGGAAACCATAAACTACATAGTAAAACGTTTTGCCGATGCTGCGGAAATCGCATATCTGGGCGGTGTGGAGATGGTTATGGTTCATGGAGGCCACGGATGGCTGCTTCATGAGTTCCTTTCCCCGCTTAATAACCACCGCACCGATAAATTCGGCGGCAGCCTGGAAAACCGAGCCAGAATTTCCCTCATGGTGGTGGACGCAATCCGCAGCCGCTGTCCAGACCTGTTAATCGAGTTCCGTCTCAGCGGCAGCGAACTGGTGGAGGGCGGACTGACCATAGAGGATCAGGTCGAATTCGCCAGGATGCTGGACGGAAAAGTGGATTTGATTCATGTCACGGCCGGGACCTTTCACTACCCCGAAACCAACCAGCACATGGTTCCCAGCATGTTCCATCCATTCGGCGTCAATGTGGAATTCGCCGCAGCTATCAAAAAAGCGGTAAAGACTCCGGTGGCCGTCGTAGGCGGACTGGATGACCCGAAACTGATGGAACAGGTACTGGCAGAAGGCAAAGCGGATGTCATCGCCGTAGGGCGTTCCATCATTGCCGACGCGCAGATGCCGTGTAAACTGGCGAATGGACGCGATTATGACGTTACCCCGTGTATCCGCTGCAACAACTGTATCAGCGAATCCTTTGTCCCCTACGTAAAATATTCTTCCCGCCTGACCCGCTGCTCGGTCAATCCGGTAGCCGGACGGGAGTATACTGAAAAAGACGTCCGTCCTGCCGTTTCCCCCAAAAAGGTTCTGGTCATCGGCGGCGGTCCCGCAGGCATGGAAGCTGCCATCACTCTGGCTGACCGTGGACACCAGGTTATCCTGGCTGAAAAGTCGGACTGTCTCGGCGGCGCCATCCGCTTTGCCAGACATGTGTCTTTCAAAAACAAGCTGGATCAGTTTATGCAGGTACTGATCCGAAGAGTTGGAGAACGTGGAATTACCGTCAAACTGAACACAGCCATGACCCCGGAACTGGCCAGGCAGATAAATCCCGACGCTATTGTCTGTGCCATCGGAGCTTCCCCCATTGTTCCTCCGATTCCCGGTGTAGAGCTTGAACACGTTGTTTCCGCAGTGGGTATGCATGAACACATGGAAGAAATCGGCCAAAATGTTGTGATTCTGGGCGGAGGCCTGGTCGGTTGTGAGGAAAGCATCGTCCTTGGCGGTCTTGGAAAGAACGTGACCGTTCTTGAGATGAAATCCGAGCTGTGCCGCGACGCCCCCTATCTCCACCACGAAGCGGTGCTCTTGGAAATGGAGCGTCTGGGCGTTGTCACCCATACCGGCACGCGCTGCACGGAAATTTTTCCGGACGGCGTCCTGGCCGAGCAGGATGGCAGAGAAATTAAAATGACCGCTGATACCGTTATCATCGCAGCCGGTCTGGCTCCATGTCTGGAGGAGGCGGAATCCTTCCGTTCCTGCGCTTCAGAATTTTGGAAAATCGGCGACTGCAAACAGGCCCGCAATGTCCGTCTTGCCATTCATGAGGGCTATGATGCAGGCTCCTACATCGAATAA
- a CDS encoding sodium:solute symporter family protein, whose amino-acid sequence MNAMIPTIVIVLIIYFAAMVVIGWMGRSKASNFEGYLSMGRSAGVLLLMGGAIGGQIGNGFVVGGAAEGAASGLAGAAYGIACALSTVLVAVFLNNFIYNNGYMSMADYTRKRYHNEIPGTIYDLSTAISSIGLIAGQIMAGKALFEALGLPGNVGAIAIAVVVLMYSQLSGLWGAFATSVIQTGVILVGLVSTTFVLFSRGAVGEMSAAVQAGTLAGSSLNFSGLSAAGFAGMMLPLLLGMVTDQPTYQRINSAKSAKISRIACYLSCMVMIPLALMPAFIGSYGAFKYGATGNSAFFDVILMELPAIVCALIIAAVLAAVMSTIDCGLITMSTVLTRDIWQGALKKNPSEAQLKKITLVVNIGFMFTSTALALSASSILGLLNSVYSFLAAACFVPFVGGVAWKRGTATGAVAASIVGVATVLISWIPGMVFPLGNIIPSGIFPIIPSAVAYIIVSLCTKHAEVKTV is encoded by the coding sequence ATGAATGCAATGATTCCTACAATCGTAATTGTTCTGATCATTTATTTCGCGGCAATGGTCGTTATCGGATGGATGGGCCGCAGTAAGGCCAGTAACTTTGAAGGCTATTTGAGCATGGGCCGTTCCGCAGGCGTGCTGCTTCTGATGGGCGGCGCTATCGGCGGACAGATTGGCAACGGCTTCGTAGTCGGCGGTGCCGCCGAGGGCGCTGCCTCCGGTCTGGCGGGCGCTGCCTACGGTATTGCCTGCGCCTTGTCCACCGTCCTGGTCGCAGTTTTCCTGAATAATTTTATTTATAACAATGGCTATATGTCCATGGCCGATTACACCCGTAAACGTTATCACAACGAAATTCCAGGCACCATCTATGACCTGAGCACCGCCATCTCGTCCATCGGACTGATTGCAGGCCAGATCATGGCAGGCAAGGCCCTGTTCGAAGCACTCGGCCTTCCTGGTAATGTTGGCGCCATTGCCATTGCGGTGGTTGTACTTATGTATTCCCAGCTTTCCGGACTTTGGGGCGCTTTTGCCACCTCTGTTATCCAGACAGGCGTAATTCTGGTAGGTCTTGTTTCCACCACCTTCGTTCTGTTCAGCAGGGGAGCCGTAGGCGAAATGAGCGCTGCTGTCCAGGCCGGTACGCTGGCAGGCTCCTCCTTGAACTTCAGCGGTCTGTCCGCTGCCGGTTTCGCAGGAATGATGCTGCCTCTGCTGCTGGGCATGGTTACCGACCAGCCGACGTATCAGCGTATCAACTCCGCTAAGAGCGCCAAGATTTCCCGTATTGCCTGCTACCTTTCCTGTATGGTTATGATCCCTCTGGCCCTGATGCCTGCCTTCATCGGTTCCTACGGTGCATTTAAGTATGGAGCCACCGGCAACAGTGCATTTTTCGATGTTATCCTGATGGAACTTCCCGCTATCGTTTGTGCTCTGATTATTGCCGCCGTTCTGGCTGCCGTAATGTCCACCATCGACTGCGGACTGATCACCATGTCTACCGTATTGACACGTGATATCTGGCAGGGCGCCTTAAAAAAGAACCCTTCCGAGGCCCAGTTAAAGAAAATCACTCTCGTTGTCAACATCGGATTCATGTTCACCTCGACTGCACTGGCATTATCCGCCAGCAGTATCCTGGGACTTCTGAACTCCGTATACTCCTTCCTGGCAGCCGCCTGCTTTGTTCCGTTTGTCGGCGGTGTGGCCTGGAAACGCGGTACGGCAACGGGTGCTGTAGCTGCCTCCATCGTGGGCGTCGCCACCGTACTCATCAGCTGGATTCCGGGAATGGTATTCCCATTAGGCAATATCATCCCGAGCGGTATTTTCCCGATTATTCCTTCCGCTGTTGCTTATATTATCGTGAGTCTTTGTACGAAGCATGCAGAGGTAAAGACGGTTTAA
- a CDS encoding LacI family DNA-binding transcriptional regulator, producing MKRPKRTVTLKDLAEKTGYSINTISRALRGKDDIAQETIQRIKQTAKEMGYINNTIASSLRLGYTNTIAVILGDISNPHFAIMTKEIENHARQFGYSAFLLNTNENSEMEREAIKTAINKNVDGIIICPTQETDDNVKFLMESGVPFIQIGRHSEKLDANYVVCDDVQGGYLAAKYLIENGHSRILFLNGPSYISSAKERCRGYIQAHEEAGIPVCRDLIREVSVSESNIPDILEQMKEDGVDYTAIFAFSDSMAWEAWTWLDQNGLSVPGDYSLVGFDHIQSRMAIPFPLTTISSYKAKMSITAVDCLRCKINPDCEDAGQCDEICRHVIKTALVEGKTVRRLE from the coding sequence GTGAAAAGACCAAAAAGAACCGTGACTTTGAAAGATCTGGCTGAGAAAACCGGATACAGCATCAATACAATATCCAGAGCCCTCCGTGGGAAGGACGATATAGCACAGGAGACAATCCAGAGAATTAAGCAGACGGCCAAGGAGATGGGATATATCAATAATACAATTGCATCCTCCCTGCGTCTGGGGTATACCAATACGATTGCCGTGATTCTGGGAGACATCTCCAACCCGCATTTTGCGATCATGACAAAAGAGATTGAGAACCATGCCAGGCAGTTTGGCTACAGTGCATTTCTTCTCAATACAAACGAAAACAGTGAGATGGAGCGGGAGGCAATCAAAACCGCTATCAATAAAAACGTGGATGGGATTATAATCTGTCCGACCCAGGAAACGGATGATAACGTCAAATTCCTCATGGAATCCGGCGTACCGTTTATCCAGATTGGGCGCCACAGCGAGAAACTCGATGCCAATTATGTTGTCTGCGACGACGTACAGGGCGGCTACCTGGCGGCTAAGTACCTGATTGAGAACGGCCACAGCCGGATTCTGTTCCTGAACGGTCCGTCCTACATATCCAGTGCGAAAGAGAGATGCAGGGGATACATCCAGGCCCATGAGGAGGCCGGGATTCCCGTCTGCCGTGACCTGATCCGGGAAGTATCCGTATCGGAGAGCAATATACCGGATATTCTGGAACAGATGAAAGAGGACGGCGTGGATTATACCGCGATCTTTGCATTCAGTGACAGCATGGCCTGGGAGGCCTGGACCTGGCTTGACCAGAACGGCTTAAGCGTGCCGGGAGATTATTCCCTGGTGGGCTTTGACCATATCCAGTCCCGGATGGCAATTCCTTTTCCACTTACGACGATAAGTTCATATAAAGCGAAAATGTCCATCACCGCGGTGGATTGCCTGCGATGCAAAATAAACCCGGATTGTGAAGATGCCGGGCAGTGCGACGAGATTTGCCGCCATGTGATTAAGACGGCATTGGTGGAAGGGAAAACGGTAAGGCGTTTAGAATAG
- a CDS encoding HAD family phosphatase, which yields MIKAVIFDMDGVIIDSEMEYLKYIYEFAREKNPDIRIEDLYGTVGTTKRDCWIVVEKAVANGETWEELREQYRGRWDEVFKLVDYQAIFWPEILGVMDWIREKGLKLAVASSTNIEQVTKILTMNHVAERLELMVSGGMFKRSKPDPEIYFYTAEKLGVLPEECLVIEDSTVGITAAHRAGMHVAALIDSRFYFDRSLAEFELESLEDIPPLIEKICGKKVDKSITLH from the coding sequence ATGATAAAAGCAGTTATTTTTGACATGGACGGAGTAATAATTGACAGCGAGATGGAATACCTGAAATATATCTATGAGTTTGCCAGAGAGAAGAACCCGGATATCCGGATCGAGGACTTATACGGTACGGTCGGCACAACAAAACGGGACTGCTGGATCGTGGTGGAGAAGGCCGTAGCCAACGGGGAAACATGGGAAGAACTCAGGGAACAGTACCGCGGCCGCTGGGATGAGGTTTTTAAGCTTGTGGATTACCAGGCGATTTTCTGGCCGGAAATTCTCGGTGTTATGGATTGGATCCGGGAAAAAGGGCTTAAACTGGCCGTGGCATCATCCACCAACATTGAGCAGGTAACAAAGATCCTGACGATGAACCATGTGGCGGAGCGTCTGGAGCTGATGGTCAGCGGAGGAATGTTTAAAAGGAGCAAGCCGGATCCGGAGATTTATTTCTACACGGCTGAAAAACTGGGAGTACTACCGGAAGAATGTCTTGTAATTGAAGATTCTACGGTGGGCATTACCGCGGCCCACCGAGCCGGCATGCATGTGGCCGCCCTGATCGACAGCCGCTTTTATTTTGACAGGAGCCTCGCGGAGTTTGAGCTGGAAAGTCTGGAAGACATACCGCCACTTATTGAAAAAATATGCGGTAAAAAGGTTGACAAAAGCATAACTTTACATTAA